TCCGTGTTCCAGGACCCAGAGGAAACCGCCGTAGCCCGTCTTGTGGCTGCCGTACAGCTGCCAGTTGCCGTCCTCGTCCAGCCTGTACAGGTTGACGGTTATCCCGTCCACGCCTTCCAGCTTGGGATCGGATACGTTGGGGAGCACCAAGTCGTCCCACACCGCGACCTCGATCTTCCCTATGTTCTCCACGGGCACGGCGCTCACGTTCTTGATCTCGAAGGCCGGCTGTTCCGCTTGGCCGAGATTCCCCATCTCGAAGTACCAGCGCCTGTATAGATTCCAGAAGTTGAGCTCGATGACCCTCTCCGAGCCGTTGAGGGGAACGAAGGAAGGATCGGGGACAAGTTCCAGCTTGTAACGAGTGGACGTGGAAGTGTTCACTGGGAGATTCTCGAAGGTCACCAGGCCTCCAAGGATGATCTCGCCGGTGACCTTGCTCTGGCCGGGGGCGGTAACCAAGGGTTCGCCGTATTTTTCCCAAATGATATTACCCGAAGCGTCCGTGCCGTTTTCCTTGTATAACTGCACCCGGATACCGTTGATGCCCTCTTCCTTGGCCTCGCTCTTGTCCGGGATAAGGCCGTCATACCAGACGATGGCCTCGATGATCCCTTTATTTTCCGTGCTTTGAGCGGTAGTGGTCTGGGTCTCCGCGGCGACCATTATGGAGCCCAGCATGGTGCACGCGGCCACCAGGGAGATGATCAAGAGGGAAATGGCGCATCTTACACCCTTCGACATCTTCCGCAACCTCCTGCTATCCAACTGCGGTCGGCGTAAATCCCCGATACTGACCGACCTTGGGAGGACTTCAGGGTGCGCGGAAACCGTCGGGAAAAATGGATTTAGCCGGGAAGAGATCGCCCGATATCCATGCCGAGTGAGTCCTGGAAAGGGAATGTCGGACCCTTCAGCTCCCCTTTGCCGCCCGCTTGAAGTCCGCCCGGTTTGCTTCCTCCTTTTGTCGGCCTTTCGCCCTATATTTAAGCCCGGCAACCCCTGGGTTCCCGGAATCTTCCCCCATTACACTCCGGCGATCCGGTTAAGGTGAACAATGTAAAGCGGCTGTGTTTAAGATACCATGAAGTAACCATACAGTCAATAGTCCCGGCGTACGGTGCGGGAGGTCCTGGGCCGATATCGGAATATCGGGATCGAGGGGCTTCAACTGTCCTGCTCTCGACGGGGAAAGAGGCTTGGCAGTTTCCAATCCAGGCCTTGTCCTTATCCTTGTCCTTATAATATTAATCGTCGCAGAACACTGCGGGCTCCGAACCATAAAGACGTTAGTGAGGGTGTCGGGACCAGGGATTCAGGTTTCTCGAGTCCCACGCGGCGTGCGTATCCGGGAGGGTATTTCAGGCAGGGAGGTGAGCCATGCTTCTGTTCGAGCCGCTGGAGAGATGGGCCAGGGAGAGGCCGGACCGGGAGGCCATCGTCTACGGTGACCGGCGCATCACCTACGCGGAGTACGACCGCGAGGTGAACAAGGTGGCTAAGGGACTCCTCAAACTGGGGGTGAGGAAGGGGGATAACGTGGGCCTCTATATCCCCAACCACCCCGAGTTCATCTTCGGTTACCTGGCGTGCGCCAAGATAGGGGCGGCGGCGGTCCCCGTTTCCTGGCGCTTTGCCCCTGACGAGGTGAAGTACATCCTCGGGCACTCCGATTCCCGCGTGGTAATCATGGAGCCGGGCTTCATGGACTCGGACTTCATCGCCAAGCTCAACGCCGTGCGGGACCAGCTTCCGGAGCTCC
This window of the Actinomycetota bacterium genome carries:
- a CDS encoding SdrD B-like domain-containing protein, which translates into the protein MSKGVRCAISLLIISLVAACTMLGSIMVAAETQTTTAQSTENKGIIEAIVWYDGLIPDKSEAKEEGINGIRVQLYKENGTDASGNIIWEKYGEPLVTAPGQSKVTGEIILGGLVTFENLPVNTSTSTRYKLELVPDPSFVPLNGSERVIELNFWNLYRRWYFEMGNLGQAEQPAFEIKNVSAVPVENIGKIEVAVWDDLVLPNVSDPKLEGVDGITVNLYRLDEDGNWQLYGSHKTGYGGFLWVLEHGWAGWSQLPVMTDWRAVTRYKLQLVTDNTFNPLNGTERIVDLNITNLYYRWYFEVGEDAELRAFQIRSTTGTISGIVWYDANADQIREWHEPVQTDWPIVLTDCYGRRIATTRTDARGYYQFRGLKPATYKVWVTSKSGWKQVYPYYKLFTWPPYGCEKGHHTINVQAGKYYVNNDFGMLSMRDSVWATLYYGLWWIGLLQYQFQ